Proteins found in one Diorhabda carinulata isolate Delta chromosome 11, icDioCari1.1, whole genome shotgun sequence genomic segment:
- the LOC130899210 gene encoding vacuolar protein sorting-associated protein 11 homolog — protein MAFLEWRKFPFFNLISNVDDGKINNFFKETRIVTASSGNNYLVFSDTLGQIYLVSRTWQIFVTFRAYEISTELTWQIRNSPVLVTIGQDEPGINPVIKVWDTSRLDRNGSPYCCRITRAIPGNRPIQANVLCVHDNLQIMAVGFVDGSLIIYRGDITRDRSSKQKLLKAANSAITGLAFKTTASSILLFVATENTVIVYNITHKDKEQKYHLDNIGSSKKCSVLADSVQESHFMIGRDDAVYCYTSDGRGPCYAVDGEKIMLEWFRTYLIIVSKTTRSANLTTMPSESSVSNSSSETNLLTVLDIHNKFIIFSTTMPKVKAILNEWGSLYIVDENNMVYHLDEKDLQSKLSLLFKKNLYDIAIRIAKSQQYDSDGLVNIFEQYGDHLCDKGDFSGAVEQYIKTIGKLEPSYVIRKFLDSQHLEKLTMYLHALHKQGQATEDHTTLLLNCYTKLNNTAAQSDSLKEFILSRDGDFSYDVDVAIKVCRQGSPAEALMLAKKHEKHDWYIKIQIEDHQKYLEVLEYISNLKFEEAEHYMRKYGSILIENAPNESTQLLKRLCSNYKPLNSPVVSEAILEGTFDVTVRADPEDFIHLFLNHSERLVEFLEHLMNEDCHLSTPVYNTLLEHYLHVWAGLENVAEKNRISQKILKLLQNPDVKYDKSQALVVCHMQSYREGILYLYEEQKLYQQILRYHISNNDQNSVLTCCRRFGNQDPSLWAQAFWSCIRDSKDPSPELLNEVLTVIAKEKLYSPQLVIDAIGTGNAEITLGHIRSYITNELEQEKMKILEIEELTSSYRKDTKNLKEHLEKLKSGLIEIRISRCAACHHSLDLPTIHFLCGHSFHQHCFQSFCDDDHTCPTCQPENKALVELLKAREYDKDLHETFHSQLEKAHDGFSVVADYLSMGVFNTYKIISDETKQRILDVPENNNNPKQANKKIEDDILNYGGGAEARLRQLEVRSNPRPAPIAEGRMRLQENRYSSSLEANMTKFTTNTIEPKKGASSNPFEDDYDDEKDPFRDDDDSDKNNPFNENYIAM, from the exons atggcTTTTTTAgag TGGCGgaagtttccattttttaatttaataagtaaTGTAGACGacggaaaaataaataatttctttaag GAAACAAGAATAGTAACAGCTTCAAGTGGTAATAATTATCTTGTATTCAGTGATACTCTTGGTCAAATATACTTAGTATCACGAACATGGCAAATATTTGTAACTTTCAGGGCCTATGAAATAAGTACGGAATTAACTTGGCAAATAAGAAATTCTCCAGTGTTAGTAACGATTGGC CAAGATGAACCGGGAATAAACCCAGTGATAAAAGTTTGGGATACAAGTAGATTGGATAGAAATGGTTCACCATATTGTTGTAGAATTACTAGAGCTATCCCTGGAAATAGACCAATACAAGCTAATGTTTTATGTGTACATGATAACTTGCAAATTATGGCTGTAGGATTTGTGGATGGTTCACTCATTATTTATAG GGGCGATATTACTAGAGATAGAAGTTCCAAGCAAAAACTTCTTAAAGCGGCAAATTCAGCTATCACTGGTTTGGCTTTTAAAACAACTGCTTCTAGTATTCTGCTTTTTGTTGCCACTGAAAATACAGTTATTGTTTATAACATTACACATAAAGACAAGGAACAAAAG taTCATTTGGATAACATTGGAAGCTCAAAAAAATGTAGTGTTTTAGCAGATTCTGTTCAAGAAAGTCATTTTATGATAGGCAGAGATGAT GCCGTTTATTGTTATACATCTGATGGTAGAGGACCGTGCTATGCCGTGGATGGTGAAAAGATCATGTTGGAATGGTTTAGAACTTACCTTATTATTGTATCAAAAACAACTCGCTCGGCAAACTTAACAACTATGCCTTCAGAATCTTCTGTTAGTAATAGTAGCTCTGAAACCAATCTTCTAACTGTGTTAGATATacataacaaatttataattttttctacaactaTGCCTAAAGTTAAAGCTATTCTCAATGAATGGGGATCTTTATATATTGTCGATGAAAATAACATGGTTTATCATTTAGATGAAAAAGATTTACAATCCAAACTTTCtttgttgtttaaaaaaaatttgtatgataTAGCAATCAGGATAGCTAAAAGTCAACAATATGATTCCGATGGTTTggtgaatatttttgaacaatatgGTGATCATCTATGTGATAAAG gTGATTTTTCTGGTGCGGTGgaacaatatataaaaactatagGTAAACTAGAACCGAGCTATGTGATTCGGAAATTCTTAGACTCACAACATCTTGAAAAACTCACTATGTACCTTCATGCGTTACACAAGCAAGGTCAGGCGACAGAAGATCACACCACGTTACTTTTAAACTGTTATACAAAGTTAAACAACACCGCAGCACAATCAGATAGtttgaaagaatttattttatctagAGATGGTGATTTTAGTTATGATGTTGATGTAGCTATTAAAGTATGTCG ACAGGGTAGTCCAGCAGAAGCTTTAATGTTAGCAAAGAAACACGAAAAACATGATtggtatataaaaattcaaatagaagaTCATCAAAAGTACCTTGAAGTTCTagaatatatatcaaatttgaaattcgaaGAAGCAGAACATTATATGCGCAAGTACGGTtcaattttaatagaaaatgcCCCTAATGAGAGTACCCAACTTTTAAAAAGATTGTGTAGTAATTACAAGCCTCTTAATAGTCCTGTAGTATCAGAAGCTATATTGGAAG gAACTTTTGATGTTACTGTTAGAGCTGATCCAGAGGATTTCATTCACCTATTTCTGAATCATTCCGAACGTCTAGTGGAGTTTTTAGAACATTTAATGAACGAGGACTGTCATCTGAGTACACCAGTATATAATACGTTATTAGAACATTATTTACATGTATGGGCCGGTTTAGAAAACGTCGCCGAAAAGAATAGAATTTCtcaaaagatattaaaattgttacaaaatccTGATGTCAAATATGACAAATCTCAAGCATTGGTGGTTTGCCATATGCAATCGTATAGGGAaggaattttatatttgtacgAAGAACAGAAATTGTATCAACAAATATTAAG GTATCACATCAGTAATAATGACCAGAATTCTGTATTAACGTGCTGTAGAAGATTTGGGAATCAGGATCCGTCACTTTGGGCACAAGCTTTTTGGTCTTGCATTAGGGATAGCAAAGATCCATCCCCAGAACTATTGAATGAG GTTTTGACCGTAATAGCAAAGGAGAAGCTCTATTCTCCCCAACTAGTCATAGATGCCATTGGTACAGGAAATGCAGAAATCACTTTAGGTCACATCAGATCCTACATAACGAACGAACTAGAAcaagagaaaatgaaaattttagaaatcgAGGAACTCACATCGAGTTATCGTAAagacacaaaaaatttgaaagaacaTTTGGAAAAACTTAAAAGCGGTTTAATCGAAATAAGAATATCCAG ATGTGCTGCTTGTCATCATTCTTTAGACCTTCCAactattcattttttatgtgGACATAGTTTTCACCAACACTGTTTTCAAAGCTTCTGTGACGACGATCACACGTGTCCAACGTGCCAACCTGAAAACAAAGCTCTTGTAGAATTACTGAAAGCTAGAGAATATGATAAGGATTTGCACGAGACGTTCCATTCACAATTAGAAAAAGCTCACGATGGTTTTTCGGTGGTAGCCGATTATTTAAGTATGGGCGTTTTTAATACTTATAAG attataaGTGATGAAACGAAACAAAGGATTTTGGACGTTCCCGAAAACAATAATAATCCAAAACAAGCCAACAAGAAAATCGAggatgatattttgaattacGGTGGCGGAGCAGAAGCTCGTCTAAGACAATTAGAGGTTAGGAGTAATCCTAGACCAGCGCCAATTGCCGAAGGACGAATGAGATTACAAGAAAACAG GTATAGTTCCTCATTGGAAGCAAATATGACTAAATTTACAACAAATACCATAGAACCAAAGAAAGGTGCATCATCTAATCCTTTTGAAGATGattatgatgatgaaaaagatcCATTTAGAGATGATGATGATTCCGATAAAAATAATCCTTTCAACGAAAATTACATAGCGATGTGA
- the LOC130899581 gene encoding 28S ribosomal protein S21, mitochondrial, whose amino-acid sequence MRHASFIARTVFVKNNDVEAACRVLNRILGREDIIDQYRRTRYFEKPFQFRRRINFERCKSIYNEDMDRKIQFVMRKNRTDPFPGCA is encoded by the exons ATGAGACATGCTAGTTTCATAGCAAGAAcggtttttgtaaaaaacaatgATGTAGAAGCAGCTTGTAGagttttaaatagaattttagGGCGTGAAGACATTATAGATCAATATAGAAGAACgcgatattttgaaaaaccttTCCAG TTCAGGAGAAGGATAAACTTTGAAAGGTGTAAATCTATATACAATGAGGATATGgatagaaaaattcaatttgtaatgagaaaaaatagaaCAGATCCTTTTCCAGGATGTGCTTGA